A part of Dermacentor variabilis isolate Ectoservices chromosome 10, ASM5094787v1, whole genome shotgun sequence genomic DNA contains:
- the LOC142559277 gene encoding phospholipid-transporting ATPase ABCA3-like: METAGCWSQLGLVMWRQVWLTRVRRHYLVTLLELACMLFLLSSVWEESVAPYRARPNKDQFFDSADAIEFWGRPNESWSEGSLAFAPNMPFFVELATRVCKALGPKWTPMPFNDAAEATQYAEATTEADPSSPAAGHDGAVVHRRVAVWFDRPETDQLTYHVRFPEAAFDLREDYKRSLLVPGPANIDIQDETRLLLPLQYFVESTYIHMIAESLEKEINIKVELMRFPYPRLFYGSEDRTLSHVVLRFGIAFFVPFCVLVVKLVQEKRVGAKEMLRRAGLSDVAYWLGHFFESGFVVLCAVLLMYVPLFVIRNGSGTAFLEFANPVVFMTVLLLFGVLTILHAMLLSVFLWGPGVAFAAAVVYWFALGLCPYALLQNPFGLGYYLTSRPTKLVSALTPFMYLHWCLRVIERFEKYEVRLTWKTIFDSATTLDNVSVGELSLLSLSSALVMVGLIWYLDNVVPWGYGVPKPPYFIFSADYWSPYRKWNIRNTANAQDKMYFEQDPKNADPVVHLINLSATSKQNGGDVKNIILTIYNKQITVILGPQDCGHMTLLDIITGRQLPTGGEAYVCNFDASSYSGRTWEYFSVCPNESELFDDLTVEEHLLFFLFLRELPGNTGEAYVATLMRQLNIEQYKDTLVSQLSPRLQRVLCVAIAACAVEQTPLVIFPEPTRLMDPKARHEVWDVLARLSRRSSVLVTTSSIEEADVLADRLVIMREGRVVCTGSPTWLKTKFDSGFFLRFTKLSNFSPSSRPHL; this comes from the exons ATGGAGACCGCGGGCTGCTGGAGCCAGCTGGGCCTGGTGATGTGGCGCCAGGTGTGGCTGACCCGGGTGAGGCGCCACTACCTGGTCACGCTGCTCGAGCTGGCGTGCATGCTGTTCCTGCTGAGCTCGGTGTGGGAGGAGTCGGTGGCGCCGTACCGGGCGCGGCCCAACAAGGACCAGTTCTTCGACAGCGCCGACGCGATCGAGTTCTGGGGCCGTCCCAACGAGTCCTGGAGCGAGGGGTCGCTCGCGTTTGCGCCCAACATGCCCTTCTTCGTGGAACTGGCCACCAGGGTCTGCAAGGCGCTCGGACCCAAGTGGA CGCCGATGCCCTTCAACGACGCTGCCGAGGCGACGCAGTACGCGGAGGCGACCACCGAGGCTGACCCGTCCTCACCGGCGGCCGGCCACGATGGCGCCGTGGTGCACCGACGCGTGGCCGTGTGGTTCGACCGTCCCGAGACCGACCAGCTGACGTACCACGTGCGCTTTCCGGAAGCCGCGTTCGACTTGCGCGAAGACTACAAGCGCAGCCTGCTCGTGCCCGGACCAGCCAACATCGACATCCAAGACGAGACCA ggctgctgcttccgctgcagTACTTCGTCGAATCGACGTATATACACATGATAGCCGAATCCCTGGAGAAAGAGATTAACATAAAG GTGGAGCTGATGCGCTTTCCGTACCCCCGACTCTTCTACGGCTCCGAGGATCGCACGCTGAGTCACGTGGTGCTGCGGTTCGGCATCGCCTTCTTCGTGCCTTTCTGCGTGCTAGtcgtcaagctggtgcaggagaAGCGCGTCGGCGCCAAG GAGATGCTGCGTCGCGCGGGCCTGAGCGACGTGGCCTACTGGCTGGGCCACTTCTTCGAGTCCGGCTTCGTGGTCCTCTGCGCCGTGCTGCTCATGTACGTACCGCTGTTCGTGATCCGCAACGGCAGCGGCACGGCCTTCCTCGAGTTCGCCAACCCGGTCGTCTTCATGACCGTGCTGCTGCTATTCGGCGTGCTCACCATACTGCACGCCATGCTGCTGTCCGTGTTCCTCTGGGGAC CCGGGGTGGCGTTTGCGGCGGCCGTCGTCTACTGGTTCGCGTTGGGCCTGTGCCCGTACGCGCTCCTGCAGAACCCGTTCGGGCTCGGATACTACCTGACGTCGAGGCCCACCAAGCTGGTCTCGGCACTCACTCCCTTCATGTACCTGCACTGGTGCCTGCGGGTCATCGAGCGCTTCGAGAAATACG AGGTTCGGCTGACGTGGAAGACCATCTTCGACAGCGCCACCACGTTGGACAACGTGAGCGTGGGCGAGCTAAGCTTGCTCAGCCTGTCCTCGGCGCTTGTCATGGTGGGCCTCATCTGGTATCTGGACAACGTGGTACCCTGGGGATACGGCGTCCCCAAGCCTCCGTACTTCATCTTCTCG gcCGACTACTGGTCTCCTTACAGAAAGTGGAACATCCGAAACACGGCGAACGCTCAGGACAAAATGTACTTCGAACAGGACCCCAAGAACGCCGATCCGGTCGTCCACTTGATCAACTTGAGCGCC ACCAGCAAACAGAACGGCGGCGACGTCAAGAATATCATCCTGACCATCTACAACAAGCAGATCACTGTGATACTCGGCCCACAAGACTGTGGACACATGACTCTCCTGGATATTATCACTG GCAGGCAACTCCCAACAGGCGGCGAAGCTTACGTGTGCAACTTCGACGCTTCCAGCTATTCGGGGCGAACGTGGGAGTATTTTAGCGTCTGCCCCAACGAGAGCGAGCTGTTCGACGACTTGACCGTCGAGGAGCACCTGCTCTTCTTTTTGTTC ctccGCGAACTGCCGGGGAACACTGGCGAGGCCTACGTCGCCACGCTCATGCGGCAGCTGAACATCGAGCAATACAAGGACACCCTGGTGTCCCAGCTGTCGCCACGACTGCAGCGGGTCCTGTGCGTCGCCATCGCGGCCTGTGCCGTCGAACAG acgcccctggTGATCTTCCCCGAGCCAACCAGACTGATGGATCCCAAGGCGCGGCACGAGGTGTGGGACGTGCTGGCCCGCCTGAGCCGGCGCAGCAGCGTCCTGGTCACCACCTCGAGCATCGAGGAGGCCGATGTGCTCGCCGATAGACTGGTCATCATGCGTGAGGGACGCGTCGTGTGCACCGGTTCCCCAACGTGGCTCAAGACCAAGTTCGACTCCGGCTTCTTCCTGCGCTTCACCAAGCTGTCCAACTTCAG TCCTTCAAGCCGTCCACACTTGTAA